From the Bacillus tuaregi genome, one window contains:
- a CDS encoding PhoH family protein, with the protein MSKIYVLDTNVLLQDPYSIFSFEENEVIIPAVVLEEVDSKKRYMDEIGRNARQVARMIDGLRQTGKLHEGITLENGGEIRIELNHRSFHQLQEIFIEKTNDNRILAVAKNLSLEEETKENGKQVILVSKDALVRVKADAIGLLSEDFLSDRVVENDHIYTGYINIFIETDLLNRFYEKGELLLTEIANHPFYPNQFILLKDALGSSSSAIGMVDQNAHKVKKLVFDHDHIWGIKPRNVQQTMAVELLLRNDLPLVTLIGKAGTGKTLLALAAGLMQSEDLGDYKKLLVARPIVPVGKDLGFLPGEKQEKLRPWMQPIYDNLEYLFNAKKPGELEAILAGMGSIEVEALTYIRGRSIPDQYIIIDEAQNLTKHEVKTILTRVGEGSKIVLMGDPEQIDHPYLDAYNNGLTYVVERFKDQKIAGHVKLVKGERSGIAQLAADLL; encoded by the coding sequence TTGAGTAAAATATACGTGTTAGATACGAATGTATTACTGCAGGATCCTTATTCTATTTTCTCCTTTGAAGAGAATGAAGTCATTATTCCAGCTGTAGTGCTGGAGGAAGTAGATTCAAAAAAACGATATATGGATGAAATCGGAAGAAATGCACGACAGGTTGCGAGAATGATTGATGGTTTGAGGCAAACAGGAAAATTACACGAGGGGATAACGCTTGAAAATGGTGGAGAAATCCGGATTGAGCTTAACCATCGCTCATTTCATCAGCTTCAAGAGATCTTTATTGAAAAGACTAATGATAACCGTATTTTAGCTGTGGCAAAGAATTTATCCCTGGAAGAGGAAACAAAGGAAAATGGGAAACAAGTCATCCTTGTTAGCAAGGATGCTCTTGTAAGAGTAAAGGCAGATGCGATTGGTCTATTATCGGAAGACTTCCTTAGCGATCGTGTTGTGGAAAATGACCATATTTACACAGGTTATATAAATATTTTTATTGAAACAGACTTATTAAATCGTTTTTATGAAAAGGGGGAGTTGCTCTTAACTGAAATTGCTAATCATCCATTCTATCCGAATCAATTTATACTTCTAAAAGATGCACTTGGTTCGTCGTCCTCGGCAATTGGAATGGTTGACCAAAATGCTCATAAAGTGAAAAAGTTAGTTTTTGATCATGACCATATTTGGGGAATTAAACCACGAAATGTCCAACAAACAATGGCGGTTGAATTATTATTAAGGAATGATTTGCCCTTAGTAACTTTAATCGGGAAGGCTGGAACAGGAAAAACCCTATTGGCTTTAGCAGCAGGCTTGATGCAATCCGAGGACCTTGGAGATTACAAAAAACTATTAGTGGCAAGACCAATCGTACCAGTTGGAAAAGATCTAGGCTTTCTACCAGGCGAGAAGCAGGAGAAGCTGAGACCATGGATGCAGCCAATATATGATAATCTTGAATATTTATTTAATGCAAAAAAACCTGGAGAACTTGAAGCTATTCTAGCTGGGATGGGTTCTATAGAAGTCGAAGCATTAACCTATATTAGAGGGAGAAGTATACCGGATCAATATATTATTATTGATGAGGCGCAAAACCTCACAAAGCATGAAGTAAAAACCATTCTAACTAGAGTAGGTGAAGGAAGTAAAATTGTATTAATGGGAGATCCGGAGCAGATTGACCATCCATATTTAGATGCGTACAATAACGGCCTTACATATGTGGTCGAACGGTTCAAGGATCAAAAAATTGCTGGTCATGTTAAATTAGTCAAAGGAGAAAGGTCTGGTATTGCGCAGTTAGCAGCTGACCTACTTTAA
- a CDS encoding pyridoxamine 5'-phosphate oxidase family protein, with product MANQVEPELTKPIFDFLQKERFVLLATIDHETSGPNVSAISWVMAKDEKTILFAVDNRSRIVANIKQNPKAVINVMVNESTYSISGDARIEQDKMTGVPLKLALVQMDVAEVRDVMFYGSKLTVLPEYDKTYDLKAAKRLDNQVMSAIKKA from the coding sequence ATGGCTAATCAAGTAGAACCGGAATTAACGAAACCAATTTTTGATTTTCTACAAAAAGAGCGCTTTGTACTACTTGCTACGATTGACCATGAGACGAGTGGACCGAATGTAAGTGCTATTTCCTGGGTAATGGCAAAGGATGAAAAAACCATTTTATTTGCTGTTGATAATCGTTCGCGAATTGTGGCAAATATTAAACAAAACCCAAAAGCGGTCATTAATGTTATGGTAAACGAATCTACATACTCGATAAGCGGAGATGCCCGCATAGAACAAGATAAAATGACTGGGGTCCCATTAAAGCTCGCACTTGTACAAATGGATGTAGCGGAAGTTAGAGATGTGATGTTTTATGGCTCAAAACTAACAGTCCTGCCAGAATATGATAAAACCTATGACCTAAAAGCGGCGAAACGTTTAGACAACCAGGTTATGAGTGCAATAAAAAAAGCTTAG
- a CDS encoding YlaI family protein: MRVKCVICDKIESIEDNSFQAKRLRNRPIYTYMCKACTKRITENTEKRIATGNFQLYRTKKNENDWE; the protein is encoded by the coding sequence ATGAGAGTAAAATGCGTTATTTGCGATAAAATTGAATCCATTGAAGATAATTCCTTCCAAGCCAAGCGGCTGCGAAATAGACCCATTTATACGTATATGTGCAAAGCATGTACAAAACGCATCACAGAAAATACGGAAAAGCGAATAGCCACCGGAAATTTTCAGCTTTATCGAACAAAAAAGAATGAAAACGATTGGGAATAA
- a CDS encoding inositol monophosphatase family protein, whose amino-acid sequence MTNWSDVEANAKNWMNQAAQMIKNSFNKTLDIQTKSNRNDLVTEMDKSIEQFFIAKIRQHYPGHKIIGEEGFGDSPEILEGIIWMIDPIDGTMNFVHMQRNFAISIGIYENGVGMIGLIYDVVSDELYYAVKGKGAYMNDTRLNQLEQVKLSDSIIGINATWVIENNRIDSGILAPLVKKGRGTRSYGCAALEFAYVAAGRLDAYISLRLSPWDFAAGKILVEELGGVVTDLRGKPLNMLEQCSIFIAKPGLYDEIFENYLQKGSW is encoded by the coding sequence ATGACAAATTGGTCGGACGTTGAGGCAAATGCAAAAAACTGGATGAACCAAGCAGCGCAAATGATAAAGAATTCATTTAATAAAACATTGGACATACAAACTAAATCAAATCGTAATGATTTAGTGACAGAAATGGATAAGTCTATTGAACAATTCTTCATTGCGAAGATACGACAGCATTATCCAGGGCATAAAATCATTGGAGAGGAAGGGTTTGGTGACTCTCCGGAAATATTAGAGGGTATCATATGGATGATTGATCCAATTGATGGTACCATGAATTTTGTGCATATGCAGCGGAATTTCGCCATTTCAATTGGCATTTATGAAAATGGTGTCGGGATGATTGGTTTAATCTATGATGTAGTGAGCGATGAACTATATTATGCGGTTAAGGGTAAGGGAGCTTACATGAATGATACGCGTCTTAATCAGTTAGAACAGGTAAAATTATCGGATAGTATCATTGGGATTAATGCAACTTGGGTAATTGAAAATAATAGAATTGATTCGGGGATTCTTGCACCGCTAGTCAAAAAGGGAAGAGGTACTCGATCATATGGCTGTGCCGCACTTGAGTTCGCGTACGTGGCGGCTGGAAGACTTGATGCTTATATCTCTTTAAGGTTGTCACCGTGGGATTTTGCAGCAGGTAAAATATTGGTTGAGGAACTGGGTGGGGTTGTTACTGATTTAAGAGGAAAACCACTCAACATGCTGGAGCAATGCTCTATTTTTATTGCCAAACCAGGACTTTATGATGAAATATTTGAGAATTATCTCCAGAAGGGCAGCTGGTAG
- a CDS encoding YlaN family protein, with product MASEMAIDHKEKANQLLKADADKILKLIKVQMDNLTMPQCPLYEDVLDTQMFGLSREIDFAVRLGLIDEYDGKAILDDLEKELLLLHESIKK from the coding sequence TTGGCTTCTGAAATGGCTATTGATCACAAAGAAAAAGCAAATCAGTTATTAAAAGCTGATGCTGATAAAATATTAAAGCTAATTAAAGTACAAATGGATAATCTGACAATGCCACAATGCCCTCTCTATGAAGATGTTTTGGACACGCAGATGTTTGGTTTATCGCGTGAAATAGACTTTGCGGTTCGACTTGGGCTAATAGATGAATATGATGGTAAAGCGATCTTGGATGATTTAGAAAAGGAATTACTGCTTTTACATGAATCCATAAAGAAATAA
- a CDS encoding YktB family protein: protein MTFTGFTESDFEVFSIDGLENRMDALITHIRPKLDALGQHFAPTLSVMTGEEIYAHVAKHARRTVNPPNDTWVAFANNSRGYKMVPHFQIGLWGSHVFIWFAMIYEAPKKADYGKILQAKVNQIHHDIPNDFVWSIDHMKPGASKHSELTEGELTDMFVRLQTIKKSELLCGYQIPRDEAVKMSGQQFLDQAQFVFNTLMPLYKLVH, encoded by the coding sequence ATGACATTCACAGGGTTTACAGAATCAGATTTTGAAGTTTTTTCTATAGATGGACTAGAGAATCGTATGGATGCTTTAATCACTCATATTCGTCCAAAGCTAGATGCACTCGGCCAACACTTCGCACCAACATTGTCAGTTATGACTGGCGAAGAAATATATGCCCATGTCGCGAAGCACGCACGCCGAACAGTGAATCCACCAAACGATACATGGGTAGCATTTGCCAACAATTCCAGAGGCTATAAGATGGTACCACATTTTCAGATTGGATTATGGGGATCACACGTCTTTATTTGGTTTGCCATGATTTATGAAGCGCCTAAAAAGGCTGACTATGGAAAGATATTACAAGCAAAGGTTAACCAAATACACCATGACATTCCAAATGATTTTGTTTGGTCCATTGACCATATGAAGCCAGGGGCTTCAAAGCATTCCGAATTGACAGAAGGAGAGCTGACAGACATGTTTGTCCGCTTGCAAACGATTAAAAAATCCGAATTACTTTGTGGTTATCAAATCCCAAGAGATGAGGCCGTCAAAATGTCAGGACAGCAATTTCTTGACCAAGCCCAGTTTGTATTTAACACCCTTATGCCTTTATACAAACTGGTTCATTAA
- a CDS encoding GapA-binding peptide SR1P, with protein sequence MMGTIVCQVCNSTIDYFEDEKVTVLYSSICTCSKHDHKEEK encoded by the coding sequence ATGATGGGTACTATCGTATGTCAAGTTTGCAATTCAACAATTGATTACTTTGAAGATGAAAAGGTCACGGTACTTTATTCTTCAATTTGTACTTGTAGCAAACATGATCATAAAGAAGAAAAATAA
- a CDS encoding UPF0223 family protein, with amino-acid sequence MEYQYPIDPDWSTEEIIDVIRFFETIEQAYEKGVKRELLLDVYRRFKEIVPGKAQEKKLCAEFEVVSGYSFYRTMKKGKEADSDSIIRMHS; translated from the coding sequence ATGGAGTATCAATATCCGATTGATCCTGATTGGTCAACAGAAGAAATTATTGATGTTATTCGTTTTTTTGAAACGATTGAACAAGCCTATGAAAAAGGCGTTAAACGTGAGCTGCTGCTTGATGTTTACAGAAGGTTTAAAGAAATTGTACCGGGCAAAGCGCAGGAAAAAAAACTATGTGCAGAGTTCGAGGTAGTTAGCGGTTATTCCTTTTATCGTACGATGAAAAAGGGAAAAGAAGCAGATTCTGATTCAATAATAAGAATGCATTCATAA
- a CDS encoding FtsW/RodA/SpoVE family cell cycle protein, giving the protein MFKKIFKSYDYSLIIVLTMLVIFGLIMVYSASMVSAVQRYEVASDYFYQKQKLNLVISALVFTFTALIPYKILQSNKILVPMVFLSLFGLGALFIFGHVAGNAQSWFKIGASSLQPSEFVKLCVIIYLSAVYAKKQSYINEFNKGVVPPLAYLVLVVVFVAIQPDVGTAAIILLIAATVIFSSGMSFRNIGKLAGIGLIAAIPLLIMMSGILFSDVRVGRFLAFQDPFKDEQGIGWQLANSYMAVGSGGLKGLGLGQSIQKLGYLPESHTDFIMAVIAEELGIFGVGFVLLCLGYIVLRGIFIGMKCKDPFGSLLAIGISSMIGIQSFINLGGISGVIPLTGVPLPFVSYGGSSLLQLSLAMGILLNISMFVNYEHNYKMKKDHPQPEKTEKTTRKTYYFRK; this is encoded by the coding sequence ATGTTTAAAAAAATCTTTAAATCATATGATTATTCATTAATTATTGTTCTAACCATGCTAGTTATTTTTGGGTTAATCATGGTTTACAGTGCCAGTATGGTTTCAGCCGTTCAAAGGTATGAGGTTGCGAGTGACTATTTTTATCAAAAGCAAAAGCTGAACCTCGTGATTTCCGCGTTGGTTTTTACTTTTACGGCATTGATTCCATACAAAATTCTACAAAGTAATAAAATTCTTGTACCAATGGTTTTTTTGTCCCTCTTCGGTTTGGGTGCTCTGTTTATTTTCGGCCATGTGGCTGGGAATGCACAAAGCTGGTTTAAAATTGGCGCCTCAAGCCTTCAACCTTCAGAATTTGTCAAACTATGTGTTATTATTTATTTATCAGCTGTATATGCTAAAAAACAATCATATATTAATGAATTTAATAAAGGGGTAGTCCCTCCGTTAGCCTATTTGGTACTTGTTGTTGTTTTTGTTGCAATCCAGCCTGATGTTGGAACCGCAGCAATTATATTATTAATTGCAGCAACGGTGATCTTTTCTTCGGGAATGAGTTTTCGAAATATCGGTAAGCTGGCTGGAATCGGTTTAATAGCCGCAATTCCACTGCTGATCATGATGAGTGGAATCCTTTTTTCTGATGTCCGTGTAGGACGCTTTCTCGCTTTTCAAGATCCCTTTAAAGATGAACAGGGGATTGGCTGGCAGCTGGCTAATTCTTATATGGCTGTTGGGTCTGGGGGCCTCAAGGGATTGGGGCTTGGACAAAGTATTCAAAAACTGGGTTATTTGCCTGAATCCCATACAGATTTCATCATGGCTGTCATAGCAGAAGAGCTAGGGATTTTTGGTGTAGGGTTTGTCCTATTATGCTTAGGGTATATTGTATTAAGAGGTATCTTTATTGGAATGAAATGTAAGGACCCATTTGGAAGTCTATTAGCAATAGGGATTTCTTCAATGATTGGTATTCAATCCTTTATCAATTTAGGAGGGATATCAGGCGTTATTCCTTTAACGGGTGTACCGCTCCCCTTTGTCAGCTATGGGGGATCATCACTTCTCCAACTATCCTTAGCGATGGGGATTCTCTTGAATATATCTATGTTTGTGAATTATGAGCATAACTATAAAATGAAAAAGGATCACCCGCAGCCGGAAAAGACAGAAAAAACTACAAGGAAAACCTATTACTTTCGTAAATAG
- a CDS encoding aminotransferase class I/II-fold pyridoxal phosphate-dependent enzyme — MSQQNTPLFSGLIEHAKKNPIQFHIPGHKKGSGIAPEFREFVGDNALSIDLINIGPLDDLHQPKGMIKEAQDLAAKAFGADHTFFSVQGTSGAIMAMIMSVCGPGDKIIVPRNVHKSIMSAVILSGAIPIFIHPEIDKELGISHGITIDSVQRALEQYPDAKALLVINPTYFGISADLKSIVDLAHSYNVPVLVDEAHGVHIHFHDELPLSAMQAGADMAATSVHKLGGSMTQSSILNVKGKLVSYKRVQSILSMLTTTSTSYLLLASLDVARKELATNGRVLVERAIGLANYIRRQINEIEHIYCVGEEILESEAAYDYDPTKLIISVKNLGLTGYDVEKWLRKNYHIEVEMSDLYNILCIITPGDSEKEADVLITALRHLSEERHELAEKIETQVLLPEIPILAVSPRDAFYSETELIPFDESEGRVIAEFIMVYPPGIPIFIPGEIITEENLLYIKKNRDAGLPVQGPEDFDFRMLRVIKEHRAIR; from the coding sequence TTGTCTCAGCAAAATACTCCGTTATTTAGCGGCTTAATTGAACACGCAAAAAAAAATCCAATTCAATTCCATATACCTGGACATAAAAAAGGAAGCGGAATTGCACCTGAATTTCGTGAATTCGTCGGCGATAATGCCTTGTCAATAGATTTAATTAATATCGGACCACTCGATGATCTGCATCAGCCCAAGGGAATGATTAAGGAAGCACAGGACCTAGCAGCAAAAGCCTTTGGGGCTGATCACACGTTTTTTTCCGTACAAGGGACAAGTGGTGCTATTATGGCGATGATTATGTCTGTCTGTGGACCAGGAGATAAAATCATTGTCCCACGTAATGTGCATAAATCCATCATGTCTGCTGTAATCCTCTCAGGTGCTATTCCAATCTTTATCCACCCTGAAATAGATAAAGAGCTTGGCATTTCACATGGGATTACAATCGACTCTGTCCAAAGAGCATTGGAGCAATATCCAGATGCCAAAGCATTATTGGTGATTAACCCAACTTATTTCGGAATTTCTGCCGATTTAAAATCCATTGTTGATCTCGCACACTCCTATAATGTCCCTGTTTTGGTTGATGAAGCTCATGGAGTACATATTCATTTCCATGATGAACTTCCTTTATCGGCGATGCAGGCAGGAGCTGATATGGCGGCTACTAGTGTTCATAAATTAGGCGGTTCCATGACGCAAAGCTCGATTCTTAACGTAAAAGGAAAGCTTGTATCCTACAAAAGGGTTCAATCCATACTAAGTATGTTAACAACGACTTCAACCTCTTACTTATTACTGGCCTCTTTAGATGTAGCACGAAAAGAGCTTGCCACAAATGGACGAGTACTTGTAGAGCGTGCCATTGGGCTTGCAAACTATATCCGCAGACAAATTAATGAAATCGAACATATCTATTGTGTTGGAGAAGAAATATTGGAGTCTGAAGCTGCTTATGATTATGATCCAACTAAATTAATTATTTCTGTTAAAAATCTTGGATTAACAGGCTATGACGTTGAAAAATGGTTAAGGAAAAATTACCATATTGAAGTGGAAATGTCTGACTTATATAACATCCTTTGCATTATTACACCAGGTGATTCAGAAAAGGAAGCAGATGTATTAATTACAGCCTTAAGGCATTTATCAGAAGAACGGCACGAGCTTGCTGAAAAAATCGAAACTCAAGTATTGCTTCCAGAAATACCAATTTTAGCTGTTTCTCCAAGAGATGCATTTTACTCTGAGACCGAGCTTATTCCTTTCGATGAATCAGAGGGTAGAGTCATAGCGGAGTTTATTATGGTCTATCCGCCAGGCATCCCTATTTTCATCCCCGGTGAAATTATTACCGAAGAAAACTTATTATACATTAAAAAGAATCGCGATGCTGGTCTCCCTGTACAAGGTCCGGAGGATTTCGATTTCCGTATGCTTCGCGTGATTAAAGAGCATCGGGCAATTCGCTAA
- a CDS encoding YlaH-like family protein, whose translation MDITEKLSFFAALYKVNVNSDLGMWLLYITILLLSIIVFKLGFAQKLPLLKSVIIYLFLIFGCTFLTFLAIFLPIAEGLVVAALILIIYKIRLHRHKNA comes from the coding sequence ATGGATATTACGGAAAAATTATCTTTTTTTGCTGCTTTATATAAAGTGAATGTTAATTCCGATCTTGGAATGTGGCTATTGTATATCACAATCTTACTCTTAAGTATTATTGTTTTTAAACTTGGCTTTGCGCAAAAACTGCCATTGTTGAAATCGGTCATCATTTATTTATTTTTAATCTTTGGTTGTACATTTTTAACGTTTTTAGCCATCTTTCTACCTATTGCCGAGGGGCTCGTTGTAGCAGCGCTCATTCTTATTATCTATAAAATACGTCTACATAGACATAAAAACGCATGA
- a CDS encoding molybdopterin-binding protein, producing the protein MENIIFINGKVKFPITLDPSVWIFDERKLDLDTYFDQQETAVNELEEYTKSISKHWDREIVEGAQLPGTKKKEKTFIKETMLTGSFGIRFQPFLENAEPSDDARFVVIESDEDEYTLPIEEAQHIILGFSTKGKPLTEDGPVHVYLNKDSKDHPIKKIKSFRVE; encoded by the coding sequence ATGGAGAACATTATATTCATTAATGGAAAGGTCAAATTCCCTATTACACTTGATCCATCTGTTTGGATATTTGACGAGCGTAAGCTAGATTTAGATACATATTTCGATCAACAGGAGACAGCTGTTAATGAATTAGAGGAATATACGAAATCTATTTCCAAGCATTGGGACCGAGAGATAGTGGAGGGCGCACAGCTTCCTGGCACGAAAAAAAAGGAAAAAACATTTATTAAAGAAACTATGTTAACAGGCAGCTTTGGGATTCGTTTTCAGCCTTTTTTAGAAAATGCAGAACCCTCCGATGATGCAAGGTTTGTTGTGATAGAAAGTGATGAGGATGAATATACTCTTCCGATTGAAGAAGCCCAACATATTATTTTAGGATTTTCCACAAAAGGTAAACCTCTTACTGAGGATGGGCCAGTCCATGTATATCTTAATAAAGATAGTAAGGACCATCCTATTAAAAAAATCAAAAGCTTTAGAGTAGAGTAG
- a CDS encoding YhcN/YlaJ family sporulation lipoprotein — translation MKAYIMLLFSLLILASCGGNNEAGNDKQQQTINVKNSTIQEVDKQTGQEISKHLADLATSIPNVNDATAVVLGRYALVGIDVNKNLDRSEVGSIKYTVAESLKNDPNGARAIVVADPDINARLKEIADDIQSGEPIQGIMNELADISGRLMPEVPADLKDPNPKNTLHEQKNKLNNNEERKLDQKQEEQSNHHK, via the coding sequence TTGAAGGCATACATCATGCTTCTTTTCAGTTTGCTTATCTTAGCAAGTTGCGGAGGAAATAATGAGGCTGGAAATGATAAGCAGCAGCAAACCATCAATGTGAAGAACAGCACCATCCAGGAGGTAGATAAACAGACAGGTCAAGAGATTTCAAAACATTTAGCAGATCTTGCCACAAGTATTCCAAATGTGAACGATGCCACTGCCGTAGTCCTCGGCAGGTATGCTCTTGTCGGCATTGATGTGAACAAAAATTTGGACCGTTCCGAGGTTGGTTCTATTAAGTATACAGTAGCAGAGAGCCTAAAAAATGATCCAAACGGTGCAAGAGCCATTGTTGTCGCAGACCCAGATATAAATGCACGATTAAAGGAAATAGCTGATGATATTCAAAGTGGAGAGCCGATTCAAGGAATTATGAATGAACTTGCTGATATTTCCGGACGACTCATGCCAGAGGTTCCGGCCGATTTAAAAGATCCAAACCCTAAAAATACACTGCATGAGCAAAAAAATAAGTTAAATAATAATGAAGAGCGGAAGCTTGATCAAAAGCAAGAGGAGCAATCCAATCATCATAAATAA
- a CDS encoding YlaF family protein, whose product MKKIKWLPLLLAFLATACMAGIGIAVAERSIVGITGSMILLIFIMGFGFMQKKKMRENGIL is encoded by the coding sequence TTGAAAAAAATTAAATGGTTACCATTATTATTAGCATTTCTTGCAACCGCATGTATGGCAGGGATTGGTATTGCAGTTGCGGAAAGAAGCATAGTAGGAATAACTGGAAGCATGATACTGCTTATTTTTATCATGGGCTTCGGCTTTATGCAAAAGAAAAAAATGAGGGAAAATGGGATTCTTTAA
- the typA gene encoding translational GTPase TypA, which yields MKTREDIRNIAIIAHVDHGKTTLVDQLLKQSGTFRTNEHVEERAMDSNDIERERGITILAKNTAIQYKNKRINILDTPGHADFGGEVERIMKMVDGVLLVVDAYEGTMPQTRFVLKKALEQKITPIVVVNKIDRDFARPTEVVDEVIDLFIELGADEDQLEFPVIYASGINGTASTDPEKQDENMEVLYDTILDHIPAPIDNREEPLQFQVALLDYNDFVGRIGIGRVFRGTIKVGQSVALMKLDGSVKQFRVTKLMGFFGLKRLEIEEAYAGDLIAVSGMEDINVGETVCPVEHQEALPILRIDEPTLQMEFVVNNSPFAGREGKYVTSRKIEERLRAQLQTDVSLRVDNTDSPDAWIVSGRGELHLSILIENMRREGYELQVSKPEVIVRVIDGVRCEPVERVQIDVPEEHTGSVMESMGARKGELLDMINNGNGQVRLIFNVPARGLIGYSTEFLTLTRGYGIMNHTFDSYKPMQPGQVGGRRQGVLVSMENGKATTYGIMGVEDRGVIFVDAGTEIYEGMIVGEHNRENDLTVNITKMKQQTNVRSATKDQTNTMKKPRILTLEESLEYLNEDEYCEVTPESIRLRKKILNKNEREKAAKKKKGAEVQA from the coding sequence TTGAAAACGAGAGAAGATATTCGTAATATAGCAATCATTGCCCACGTAGACCATGGTAAAACGACATTAGTAGATCAGTTGTTAAAGCAGTCTGGTACCTTCCGTACAAATGAACATGTAGAAGAACGGGCAATGGATTCTAATGATATCGAAAGAGAACGTGGTATTACTATTTTAGCAAAAAATACAGCGATTCAGTATAAAAATAAAAGAATAAACATTCTTGATACACCAGGACATGCCGACTTCGGTGGTGAAGTGGAACGTATTATGAAAATGGTAGACGGTGTACTTTTAGTTGTTGATGCATATGAAGGAACGATGCCGCAGACTCGTTTCGTTCTTAAAAAAGCATTGGAGCAAAAAATAACTCCAATTGTTGTCGTTAATAAAATTGACCGTGATTTTGCCCGTCCAACAGAAGTAGTTGATGAAGTAATCGATTTGTTTATTGAATTGGGTGCAGACGAAGACCAGCTTGAATTCCCGGTTATTTATGCTTCTGGTATTAATGGCACAGCCAGTACAGATCCGGAAAAACAAGATGAAAACATGGAAGTACTTTATGATACGATTTTGGACCATATTCCTGCTCCAATTGATAACCGTGAAGAGCCACTTCAATTCCAGGTTGCTTTATTAGACTATAATGACTTTGTAGGCAGAATCGGAATTGGACGTGTTTTTCGCGGTACAATAAAAGTTGGTCAGTCAGTTGCCTTAATGAAGTTGGATGGCTCAGTAAAACAGTTTAGAGTAACAAAGTTAATGGGCTTTTTTGGTTTAAAACGATTAGAAATTGAAGAAGCTTATGCGGGTGATTTAATTGCCGTTTCTGGTATGGAAGACATTAATGTCGGGGAAACGGTATGTCCTGTTGAGCATCAAGAAGCATTACCAATTCTAAGAATTGATGAACCAACCCTACAAATGGAATTTGTCGTCAATAACAGCCCGTTTGCTGGCCGTGAAGGGAAATATGTGACTTCAAGAAAAATTGAAGAAAGACTTCGTGCACAGCTACAAACAGATGTGAGTTTACGTGTTGATAATACGGATTCACCAGATGCCTGGATTGTCTCTGGACGTGGGGAACTGCATTTATCAATCTTGATTGAAAATATGCGTCGTGAAGGTTATGAGCTTCAAGTGTCTAAACCGGAAGTTATCGTGCGGGTTATTGATGGAGTACGCTGTGAGCCGGTTGAACGTGTTCAAATTGATGTACCTGAAGAGCATACTGGTTCGGTTATGGAATCAATGGGTGCCCGTAAAGGTGAATTGCTTGATATGATTAACAATGGTAATGGTCAAGTTCGACTTATCTTTAATGTACCTGCAAGAGGTTTGATTGGATATTCTACTGAATTCTTAACATTAACACGTGGGTACGGAATTATGAACCATACCTTTGATAGCTATAAGCCGATGCAGCCAGGACAAGTCGGTGGCAGACGTCAAGGTGTACTTGTTTCAATGGAAAATGGAAAAGCCACTACTTATGGAATTATGGGAGTAGAGGACCGTGGAGTTATCTTTGTCGATGCTGGTACAGAAATTTATGAAGGTATGATTGTTGGAGAGCATAATCGTGAAAACGATCTTACCGTTAATATAACAAAAATGAAGCAACAGACAAATGTTCGTTCTGCGACGAAGGACCAAACAAATACAATGAAAAAACCACGAATTTTAACGTTGGAAGAGTCGTTGGAATATCTAAATGAAGACGAGTATTGTGAGGTTACTCCAGAATCGATTCGTTTACGTAAGAAAATTCTTAATAAAAATGAGCGTGAAAAAGCAGCAAAAAAGAAAAAAGGTGCTGAAGTTCAGGCATAA